The following proteins come from a genomic window of Pedobacter faecalis:
- a CDS encoding prephenate dehydrogenase, with amino-acid sequence MKIAVVGLGLIGGSMALVLKQKGFASMVYGVDRKEDNARKALELGIADEITDLDQAVAKSDVIILSAPVSACAILLPQVLDQVTHQIVLDTGSTKMSVLEAAKGHARRGRYIATHPMWGTEFSGPEAATNDAFEGRANVICNATESDKDALELAEKIYKLLGMYNVYMNGKDHDIHVAYVSHISHITSFALANTVLEKEREENAIFELASAGFESTVRLAKSSPAMWMPIFQQNKENVLDVLNEHITQLRKFKSCIEKENWTYLSELMENANKIRNVLDRKGS; translated from the coding sequence ATGAAAATAGCAGTAGTTGGTCTCGGACTGATTGGAGGCTCGATGGCCTTAGTGCTGAAGCAAAAGGGCTTTGCTTCTATGGTATATGGCGTTGACAGGAAAGAAGACAATGCCCGGAAAGCACTTGAGCTGGGTATTGCAGATGAGATAACAGATCTGGACCAGGCTGTCGCTAAAAGCGACGTGATCATACTCAGTGCTCCGGTAAGTGCCTGCGCGATACTGCTGCCTCAGGTGCTTGACCAGGTGACACACCAGATCGTCCTGGACACCGGGTCGACTAAAATGTCTGTTCTGGAGGCTGCCAAAGGACACGCCAGGCGCGGAAGGTACATAGCCACCCACCCCATGTGGGGTACAGAGTTCAGCGGCCCTGAAGCGGCAACCAATGACGCTTTTGAAGGCCGGGCGAATGTAATTTGCAACGCCACCGAGAGCGACAAGGATGCATTGGAACTGGCAGAAAAAATCTACAAACTCCTCGGCATGTATAATGTGTATATGAATGGCAAAGACCATGACATACACGTTGCTTATGTAAGCCATATCTCTCACATCACTTCATTTGCACTGGCCAACACTGTGTTGGAAAAGGAAAGAGAGGAAAATGCCATTTTTGAGCTCGCCAGCGCCGGTTTCGAGAGCACTGTAAGGCTTGCAAAAAGTAGCCCTGCCATGTGGATGCCGATTTTCCAGCAAAACAAAGAGAATGTGCTCGACGTGCTGAATGAGCATATCACACAACTTAGAAAGTTCAAATCTTGTATTGAAAAGGAAAATTGGACGTACCTCTCCGAATTGATGGAAAATGCGAATAAGATCAGGAATGTCCTGGACCGAAAGGGATCGTAA
- a CDS encoding pyridoxal phosphate-dependent aminotransferase, with the protein MIAKRLEGISEYYFSQKLREIETLNKQGKDILNLGIGSPDLPPHPDVIKELQDQAANPNIHGYQGYKGIPALRQAFAEWYSRRYRVDLNPDTEILPLMGSKEGIMHVCMTYLNDGDEALIPNPGYPTYASAVKLAGGIAINYDLTPENNWQPNLDALSEQDLSKVKLMFINYPHMPTGQPADRHFLPKVIEFARTHRILLVHDNPYSFILTDSPLSLLEYPGSREVVIELNSLSKSHNMAGWRIGMLAAAPERIEEVLRFKSNMDSGMFMPLQLAAVKALNLDTEWYAGINRIYSERRSRVFEILDMLNCSYDKDQVGMFVWAEIPEHYSNGYALSDEILYGANVFLTPGGIFGTQGDRYIRISLCGDLSRFDKAKARIAQLKNKADND; encoded by the coding sequence ATGATAGCAAAGAGACTGGAGGGAATCAGTGAATACTACTTCTCCCAAAAATTAAGGGAGATCGAAACGCTGAACAAACAAGGCAAAGATATTTTAAACCTGGGCATCGGAAGTCCGGACCTGCCGCCCCATCCCGACGTCATTAAGGAATTACAAGATCAGGCGGCCAATCCTAATATACACGGATACCAGGGATACAAAGGAATCCCTGCGCTGAGGCAGGCATTTGCCGAATGGTACAGCCGCCGGTATCGTGTCGACTTAAATCCCGACACGGAGATTCTTCCCTTGATGGGATCAAAAGAAGGCATCATGCATGTCTGCATGACCTATCTGAACGATGGCGACGAGGCACTTATACCTAACCCCGGATACCCAACCTATGCCAGTGCGGTTAAACTTGCGGGAGGTATCGCAATCAACTACGACCTTACACCAGAAAATAACTGGCAGCCAAACCTTGATGCGCTTTCCGAGCAAGATCTGAGCAAGGTAAAACTCATGTTCATCAACTATCCGCATATGCCTACCGGTCAGCCGGCCGACCGGCATTTTCTTCCTAAGGTCATAGAATTTGCGCGGACTCATCGTATCCTGCTGGTACACGACAACCCGTATAGTTTTATACTTACAGATTCTCCGCTAAGCCTGCTGGAATATCCCGGCTCAAGAGAGGTCGTAATTGAATTAAACTCCCTCAGCAAATCCCATAATATGGCGGGCTGGCGTATTGGGATGCTTGCTGCGGCGCCAGAGCGTATTGAAGAGGTACTGCGGTTTAAAAGCAATATGGACAGCGGTATGTTCATGCCGCTGCAACTGGCCGCGGTCAAAGCCTTGAACCTGGACACCGAATGGTATGCAGGTATTAACCGTATTTACAGCGAGCGCAGATCCAGGGTATTTGAAATTCTCGATATGCTTAACTGCAGTTACGATAAAGATCAGGTTGGTATGTTTGTTTGGGCTGAGATTCCTGAACATTACAGCAACGGGTATGCGCTCAGTGATGAGATACTTTATGGGGCAAATGTCTTCCTCACGCCCGGCGGTATATTCGGGACGCAGGGCGACCGCTACATCAGAATTAGTCTGTGTGGCGACCTTTCCAGATTCGATAAGGCTAAAGCTCGCATTGCCCAGCTAAAAAATAAAGCAGATAACGACTAG
- a CDS encoding alpha/beta hydrolase, giving the protein MKSIIITIIIGVFIWPFSAIAQTEFELYGQGQIPFAKENSETPKLTLYAPKKDLSNGTVVIVCSGGSYSGRANGTEGIPACKKLNEAGITAFLLDYRVPKADRMEHKEVVPLTDAQRAIQYVRENARKFKINPRKLGIMGFSAGGHLVSTVGTKFRQTELSNPKGTSLRPDFMILVYPVISFADSLTHKGSRTNLIGPDITPDRISAYSSELHVTAQTPPTYLTSGMDDKAVKVENSLYFAAALKQHGVPVELFLYEKGAHGYGVYNKQAQAQWIDDCIRWINRRF; this is encoded by the coding sequence ATGAAATCAATTATTATTACCATAATCATAGGCGTCTTTATATGGCCATTTTCTGCTATAGCACAAACGGAGTTTGAGTTGTACGGGCAAGGGCAGATTCCTTTCGCGAAGGAAAATTCTGAAACACCCAAACTCACCCTGTATGCTCCTAAAAAAGATTTGAGTAACGGTACGGTGGTCATTGTTTGTTCCGGGGGGTCTTACTCGGGCCGTGCCAACGGAACTGAAGGGATACCTGCCTGTAAAAAGCTAAACGAAGCCGGTATTACGGCATTTTTGCTGGACTACCGGGTTCCAAAGGCAGATAGGATGGAGCATAAAGAGGTCGTGCCGCTTACAGACGCGCAACGGGCTATTCAGTACGTGAGGGAGAATGCCAGAAAGTTTAAGATAAATCCGCGCAAGCTCGGTATAATGGGCTTTTCGGCGGGCGGTCACCTCGTTTCGACTGTGGGCACAAAGTTTCGGCAGACGGAACTTAGCAATCCGAAGGGGACTTCGTTGCGTCCCGACTTCATGATATTGGTTTATCCCGTGATCAGCTTTGCCGATTCATTGACCCATAAAGGTTCCAGAACAAACCTGATTGGTCCTGATATTACTCCTGATAGGATCAGCGCTTATTCAAGCGAACTGCATGTCACAGCGCAGACTCCGCCAACCTACCTGACTTCGGGTATGGATGATAAAGCTGTTAAGGTGGAGAACAGCCTGTATTTTGCGGCGGCGCTAAAGCAGCATGGCGTTCCTGTGGAGCTTTTCTTGTACGAGAAGGGCGCACACGGTTATGGGGTGTATAATAAACAGGCCCAGGCGCAATGGATCGACGATTGTATTCGTTGGATAAACCGTCGGTTTTAA
- the acs gene encoding acetate--CoA ligase, which yields MQINSIEEYNETYQYSIDYPEQFWAGVANNFQWRKKWDKVLSWNFSEPNIRWFEGAKLNITENCLDRHLATQPDKPAIIWEPNDPARDSITLTYKILHEQVCRFANVLKKNGVQKGDRVCIYMPMVPELAVAVLACARIGAVHSVVFGGFSAKSIADRINDAECKLVITADGAFRGNKQIQLKEVIDDALIACRTVDKVIVLTHTRTPVSMIKGRDIWWEDEIKLVDTDCPAVEMDAEDMLFILYTSGSTGKPKGVVHTTAGYMVFAGYTFANVFNYQPDQVYFCTADIGWITGHSYIVYGPLSQGATTLMFEGIPTYPDASRLWQIVDKHKVNTLYTAPTAIRSLMSFGLDPLKGADLSSIQVLGSVGEPINEEAWHWFDENIGKSKAPIVDTWWQTETGGIMISPIAHVTPTKPSFATLPLPGIQPILVDEQGQEIEGNGVSGNLCIKFPWPGMLRTTYGDHERCRLTYFSTYPGLYFTGDGCLRDGDGYYRITGRVDDVINVSGHRIGTAEVENAINMHAGVVESAVVGFPHEVKGQGIYAFVIFPNAHSDQDLTRRDILQTVTRVIGAIAKPDKILFVSGLPKTRSGKIMRRILRKIAEGDTGNLGDITTLLDPAVVDEIILKSKEV from the coding sequence ATGCAGATCAATTCAATAGAAGAGTATAACGAGACTTATCAATACAGTATTGACTACCCGGAACAGTTTTGGGCGGGGGTGGCAAATAACTTTCAGTGGCGGAAGAAATGGGATAAGGTCCTGAGCTGGAACTTCTCTGAGCCAAATATTCGATGGTTTGAAGGAGCTAAGCTGAACATCACGGAAAATTGTCTGGACCGCCATCTGGCCACACAGCCAGACAAACCTGCAATTATCTGGGAACCGAACGATCCTGCCAGAGACAGCATTACCTTGACTTACAAAATTTTGCATGAGCAGGTGTGCCGCTTTGCAAACGTCTTGAAAAAGAACGGCGTACAGAAAGGCGACCGCGTATGTATTTATATGCCTATGGTACCTGAACTTGCTGTTGCCGTGCTTGCCTGCGCAAGGATTGGCGCGGTCCACTCAGTGGTGTTCGGCGGTTTCTCTGCCAAATCTATTGCCGATCGTATTAACGACGCCGAATGTAAATTGGTGATTACCGCCGACGGCGCCTTCAGAGGAAACAAACAAATACAATTGAAGGAGGTAATTGATGATGCACTGATTGCCTGTCGTACGGTCGACAAAGTGATTGTACTGACACACACCCGTACGCCGGTTTCGATGATAAAGGGACGCGACATTTGGTGGGAAGATGAGATTAAGCTGGTCGACACCGATTGTCCGGCAGTGGAGATGGATGCTGAAGACATGTTGTTCATTCTCTACACTTCGGGTTCTACGGGCAAGCCTAAGGGTGTGGTGCATACCACGGCCGGGTATATGGTTTTTGCCGGATATACGTTCGCCAACGTGTTTAATTATCAGCCAGATCAGGTGTACTTCTGCACAGCCGACATCGGGTGGATTACGGGACATTCTTATATTGTATATGGCCCATTGTCGCAGGGCGCAACAACACTGATGTTTGAAGGAATCCCAACCTATCCGGATGCATCGCGATTGTGGCAAATTGTCGACAAACATAAAGTAAATACACTCTACACTGCTCCAACGGCAATCCGGTCATTAATGAGCTTCGGGCTGGATCCGCTGAAGGGGGCCGACCTGAGTTCGATACAGGTTCTGGGTTCAGTGGGCGAGCCTATTAATGAGGAAGCCTGGCACTGGTTTGATGAAAATATTGGTAAAAGCAAGGCACCCATTGTGGACACCTGGTGGCAGACGGAGACGGGCGGAATCATGATATCGCCCATTGCGCATGTAACGCCGACCAAACCCAGCTTTGCTACCCTGCCTTTACCTGGTATACAGCCCATACTGGTAGACGAGCAGGGGCAAGAGATAGAAGGCAACGGCGTGAGCGGAAATCTTTGTATTAAGTTTCCGTGGCCGGGTATGCTGCGTACCACGTATGGCGACCATGAGCGTTGCCGCCTGACCTACTTCTCGACCTATCCGGGGCTCTATTTTACCGGCGATGGCTGTTTGCGTGACGGGGATGGATACTACCGGATCACCGGAAGGGTGGATGACGTGATCAATGTTTCGGGTCATCGTATAGGCACGGCTGAAGTTGAGAATGCGATCAACATGCATGCAGGGGTAGTGGAAAGCGCCGTCGTCGGCTTTCCGCATGAAGTTAAAGGTCAGGGAATTTATGCATTTGTGATTTTCCCGAATGCTCACAGTGATCAGGATTTAACACGGCGGGATATTCTGCAAACAGTAACGCGGGTAATTGGCGCTATAGCAAAGCCCGATAAGATTTTATTCGTGTCAGGTTTACCTAAAACCCGCTCAGGAAAAATTATGAGACGCATTTTGCGCAAAATAGCAGAGGGCGACACTGGCAATCTGGGCGACATCACGACCTTGCTCGATCCGGCGGTGGTAGACGAAATTATCTTGAAGTCGAAGGAAGTGTAA
- a CDS encoding CsbD family protein has product MDKLELKGKWNEIKGKVKQAYGDLTDDDLAYEEGKDDELYGRLQQKTGKTRDEVVDWLKGL; this is encoded by the coding sequence ATGGATAAGTTAGAGTTAAAAGGCAAATGGAATGAGATAAAAGGTAAAGTAAAGCAAGCCTATGGCGATCTTACAGATGATGACCTTGCGTACGAGGAGGGAAAAGATGACGAGCTTTACGGCCGCCTGCAACAAAAGACCGGTAAAACCCGGGATGAAGTGGTAGACTGGCTGAAAGGTCTGTAG
- a CDS encoding M16 family metallopeptidase encodes MRNKFLFIAAFLFVSSGLLAQNSYQWKTANAGGYTYKYVTGDPTKSRFYTLKNGLTVILSQNTKEPVIEYRLAVRAGSNTDPKHATGLAHYLEHMLFKGTDKFGTLDYAKEKPLLDKIDALYEQYNKTTDTTKRKAIYAEIDKVSGEASNYSIANEYDKMMKALGGQSTNAHTWYEETVYKEDFPSNATDKFLALQAERFRNPVFRIFHTELEAVYEEKNRGLDNDGGTLYEKMFERVFPTHNYGQQTTIGLVEHLKNPSLVEIRNYYNKYYVPNNMVIAFSGDFNPDEMIKKVDKSFSYMQRKPLEMYNPAPEKPLTSVQTVEVFGPTAESVLVMYRGYPQNSRQSLMLDLISSILSNGKAGLIDINLNKQQKVLRADAGLQQMKDYGVFTLSAQPKQGQTLEEAQQLLLSQIDLLKTGTFDESLIKATVANTKLSLLQAFDSNTYRVEAVTNEFILSGGNDWNKSLAAPDEMAKVTKHQIVDFANNFFKDNYVVGYKRKGVDKSIVKVEKPAITPVNTNAGKDSEFTKNLLSAPLKPITPKFLDYKKDLNFAKAGIADVITVQNTENSIFKLSYRFEMGAWNYKLMPYAAQYLAYLSTDQYTAEEISKQFYNIACSYSFNVGNEIATINISGLQENFDKAVSLVEHIFANCKPNEQALSELKKNILKARENSKTNKSAIMNGLTAYAQYGSSNPFNYTLSNDEIKAMTSEQLLYILHNVNNYKHTITYYGPQAAPAFTQNISKLHQLPSEFTDIAPVKTFSYVNPASSQVYFADYDMVQSEVRWLRNDGLYDPSNASRVNLFNSYFGGGMGSVVFQTIRESKALAYSTFAVYSSPDKEDKQYTMVAYVGSQADKMNEAVQGMNELLTTLPRADQSFAASKDNAMNALETSRVTKDGIIQSYFADKRLGLDKDSRIDEYNGLKTLTFDDVAAFHRDHVSGKTYHYCIVASAQKVKTEDLQKMGTVNKLSLEQIFGY; translated from the coding sequence ATGAGAAACAAGTTTTTATTCATTGCAGCCTTTCTGTTCGTTAGTAGCGGACTATTGGCCCAGAATAGCTACCAGTGGAAAACAGCAAATGCTGGCGGCTACACGTATAAGTACGTCACCGGAGATCCTACCAAAAGCAGGTTCTATACACTAAAGAATGGCCTTACGGTAATCCTGTCGCAAAACACCAAAGAACCCGTAATCGAGTATCGCCTGGCTGTACGCGCCGGCAGTAATACCGACCCAAAGCATGCCACCGGACTTGCGCATTACCTGGAACATATGTTATTTAAGGGAACGGATAAGTTCGGGACGCTTGACTATGCGAAGGAGAAGCCTTTACTCGACAAGATCGACGCCTTGTATGAGCAATACAACAAGACAACCGATACAACCAAACGCAAGGCTATATATGCCGAAATCGACAAAGTATCGGGAGAAGCCTCAAACTATTCTATCGCCAACGAGTATGACAAGATGATGAAAGCACTGGGGGGACAAAGCACCAATGCGCACACCTGGTATGAAGAAACCGTTTACAAGGAAGATTTTCCGTCGAATGCTACCGACAAATTTCTTGCTCTTCAGGCTGAACGCTTCCGTAATCCGGTGTTCCGCATCTTCCATACTGAGCTTGAAGCCGTGTACGAAGAGAAGAACAGGGGGCTTGATAACGATGGGGGAACTTTATATGAAAAGATGTTCGAGCGTGTTTTCCCTACGCACAATTACGGGCAGCAGACAACGATCGGATTAGTCGAACACCTGAAAAATCCTTCCCTGGTGGAGATTCGGAATTACTACAATAAATACTATGTGCCGAACAACATGGTGATCGCATTCTCTGGCGATTTCAATCCGGATGAAATGATCAAAAAGGTAGATAAATCTTTCAGCTACATGCAGCGCAAACCGCTGGAAATGTACAATCCGGCGCCGGAAAAACCGCTCACCAGTGTACAAACCGTTGAAGTGTTTGGGCCAACAGCAGAGAGCGTACTCGTGATGTACCGCGGCTATCCGCAAAACAGTCGCCAGAGCCTGATGCTCGATTTGATTTCCAGCATCTTGTCTAACGGAAAGGCTGGGCTTATAGACATCAATCTGAATAAGCAACAAAAAGTATTGCGCGCCGACGCTGGTTTGCAACAAATGAAAGATTATGGCGTATTCACCCTGTCAGCCCAGCCTAAACAGGGCCAAACACTGGAAGAAGCGCAGCAGCTTTTGCTTAGCCAGATCGACTTGTTAAAGACTGGCACTTTTGATGAAAGCTTGATCAAAGCTACAGTGGCCAATACCAAACTCTCCCTCTTACAGGCATTTGACAGCAACACCTATCGGGTTGAAGCAGTCACCAATGAATTCATCCTTAGCGGTGGAAACGATTGGAACAAATCTCTCGCAGCACCGGATGAAATGGCGAAGGTAACCAAGCATCAGATCGTTGACTTTGCGAACAACTTCTTTAAAGACAATTATGTGGTGGGCTACAAGCGTAAGGGGGTCGACAAGTCTATCGTAAAAGTTGAAAAGCCAGCGATCACTCCTGTTAATACCAATGCGGGGAAAGACTCTGAGTTTACAAAGAACCTTTTGTCGGCACCTCTTAAGCCTATTACCCCTAAGTTTCTGGACTATAAAAAAGACCTGAACTTTGCAAAGGCCGGTATCGCAGACGTGATAACGGTACAGAATACTGAGAACAGCATTTTTAAATTGAGCTATCGCTTCGAGATGGGCGCATGGAACTATAAACTCATGCCTTATGCAGCACAGTATCTGGCGTATTTGTCTACCGACCAATACACCGCCGAAGAGATCAGCAAGCAGTTTTACAACATTGCGTGCAGCTACAGTTTCAACGTAGGGAACGAAATAGCTACTATTAACATAAGTGGATTGCAGGAAAACTTTGACAAAGCTGTAAGCCTGGTTGAACACATCTTTGCAAATTGCAAGCCCAATGAGCAGGCATTAAGCGAGCTGAAGAAAAACATTTTGAAAGCCCGGGAGAACAGTAAGACGAACAAATCTGCCATTATGAACGGGTTAACGGCGTATGCGCAATACGGTTCATCTAACCCCTTCAACTACACATTGAGCAATGATGAAATAAAGGCAATGACCTCTGAGCAACTCTTGTATATTCTCCACAACGTAAACAACTATAAGCACACAATCACTTATTATGGTCCGCAGGCAGCTCCTGCTTTCACGCAGAACATAAGCAAACTGCATCAGTTGCCCTCAGAGTTTACCGATATCGCGCCGGTAAAAACTTTCAGCTACGTGAACCCGGCCAGCAGTCAGGTGTATTTTGCCGATTATGACATGGTGCAGTCTGAAGTTCGCTGGCTGCGTAACGATGGCCTTTATGATCCATCCAACGCTTCCAGAGTGAACCTGTTCAACAGTTATTTCGGCGGTGGCATGGGATCAGTAGTTTTCCAGACCATACGTGAATCGAAAGCACTAGCCTATTCTACTTTTGCCGTCTATTCATCACCCGATAAGGAGGACAAGCAATACACCATGGTTGCATATGTAGGAAGTCAGGCCGATAAAATGAACGAAGCTGTGCAAGGCATGAATGAACTGCTCACCACGCTGCCACGGGCAGATCAGTCGTTTGCGGCTTCTAAAGACAATGCCATGAATGCCCTTGAAACCAGCAGAGTTACAAAAGACGGCATCATTCAAAGCTACTTTGCAGATAAACGCTTAGGTTTAGATAAGGACTCAAGGATCGACGAGTACAACGGACTTAAAACCCTGACGTTTGATGACGTGGCTGCTTTTCACCGCGACCACGTATCGGGAAAAACCTATCACTACTGTATAGTAGCGTCGGCACAGAAGGTTAAAACAGAGGATCTGCAAAAAATGGGCACGGTGAACAAACTGAGCCTTGAACAAATTTTTGGATACTAA
- the surE gene encoding 5'/3'-nucleotidase SurE produces the protein MKKQQQKPNILVVNDDGITAPGIKNLIEVMQEIGHVVVVAPDGPQSGMGHAITIGKPLRFDRVDLYPGVEMYKCSGTPVDCVKLAVNKIFKGKKPDLCVSGINHGLNNSINVIYSGTMSAAVEGAIEGIPSIGFSLDDFSHEADFSHCKQFVGAIARQVLEHGLPPATLLNVNFPNGADIKGIKICRQANAKWAEEFDERKDPYQRPYYWLTGVFQNNDRGEDTDVWALEHRYVSVVPVQFDLTAHHAIPILNSWSFDDSATQAAAPVKTPVTADGTSLG, from the coding sequence ATGAAGAAGCAACAGCAAAAACCTAATATCCTGGTGGTGAACGACGATGGGATTACTGCGCCCGGGATCAAAAACCTGATTGAAGTAATGCAGGAAATAGGCCATGTAGTGGTTGTGGCCCCGGATGGCCCGCAATCGGGTATGGGACATGCGATAACCATCGGCAAGCCGCTGCGGTTTGACCGGGTGGACTTATATCCCGGTGTGGAGATGTATAAATGTTCCGGAACGCCGGTAGATTGCGTTAAGCTGGCTGTAAATAAGATTTTCAAAGGCAAGAAGCCTGATCTGTGCGTTTCGGGGATCAATCATGGTCTAAACAATTCGATCAATGTGATTTATTCGGGCACTATGTCGGCCGCCGTAGAGGGCGCTATAGAAGGTATTCCCTCAATAGGGTTTTCGCTCGACGATTTTTCGCATGAGGCCGACTTTAGTCACTGTAAGCAATTTGTGGGCGCAATTGCCCGCCAGGTGCTTGAACATGGTTTGCCTCCCGCCACATTACTTAATGTCAATTTTCCCAATGGTGCCGACATAAAAGGAATTAAGATATGCAGACAGGCCAATGCCAAGTGGGCAGAAGAGTTTGACGAGCGCAAAGATCCGTATCAACGCCCGTATTACTGGCTTACCGGCGTTTTTCAGAACAATGACAGAGGAGAAGACACGGATGTATGGGCTTTGGAACATCGCTATGTGTCGGTGGTCCCTGTACAATTCGATTTAACCGCCCATCATGCCATACCTATCTTAAACAGCTGGAGTTTTGATGACTCAGCGACACAGGCTGCCGCCCCGGTTAAGACGCCCGTAACAGCAGACGGTACATCCCTAGGTTGA
- the lpxB gene encoding lipid-A-disaccharide synthase, whose amino-acid sequence MRYYLVAGEASGDLHGANLMRALRQEDAEAEFRYYGGDKMRAQGGMMDKHYAEMAFMGFTEVVLNLRTILRNLKQCKKQILSYQPDVLILIDFPGFNLKIAEFAKAKGIKVCYYISPKVWAWNQKRALKIKRTVDRLFCILPFEVDFYKTWGMEVDYIGNPLLDEISLFEPDVTFKNKFDLGDRPLIALLPGSRRQEIERLLPDMLSVSANFPGYQFAVAATADFDLQYYQRFTAGKDVKLVFSSTYDLLNSSVAAIVASGTATLETALFKVPQVVVYKGGTLSIAIARMLIKIHFISLVNLIMDKKVVTELIQQECNPVMITAELKKIVQGASREKMLQEYKQLSEKMGVPGASKRAAELILQYFKH is encoded by the coding sequence ATGAGGTATTATCTGGTAGCGGGGGAGGCTTCGGGCGATTTACACGGAGCCAATTTAATGAGAGCCCTGAGGCAGGAAGATGCCGAGGCGGAATTCAGGTACTATGGAGGAGATAAGATGCGGGCTCAGGGAGGAATGATGGATAAGCATTATGCTGAAATGGCCTTTATGGGCTTTACCGAAGTAGTTCTAAATCTGCGTACCATTCTGCGCAATCTGAAACAGTGTAAGAAACAAATCCTGAGTTATCAGCCTGACGTACTGATACTGATCGACTTTCCTGGCTTTAACCTTAAAATAGCTGAATTCGCAAAGGCGAAAGGTATAAAGGTATGCTATTACATATCACCTAAGGTCTGGGCCTGGAACCAGAAAAGGGCGCTTAAAATAAAACGCACTGTCGACAGGTTGTTCTGCATCTTGCCCTTTGAAGTGGACTTTTATAAAACCTGGGGGATGGAGGTAGACTATATAGGAAATCCTTTGCTGGATGAGATTTCGCTCTTTGAACCTGATGTGACCTTTAAAAATAAGTTTGATCTGGGCGACCGGCCGCTCATAGCGCTGCTGCCTGGTAGCAGGAGGCAGGAAATTGAACGGTTGCTTCCCGATATGTTAAGCGTTTCGGCTAATTTTCCTGGCTATCAGTTCGCTGTGGCTGCTACAGCTGACTTCGATCTCCAGTACTACCAGCGCTTTACGGCAGGGAAGGATGTCAAACTTGTCTTTTCCAGTACCTATGATCTCCTCAATTCATCTGTCGCGGCCATTGTAGCTTCAGGTACAGCAACTTTGGAGACTGCACTTTTTAAAGTGCCTCAGGTGGTGGTTTATAAAGGAGGGACGCTCAGCATCGCTATAGCAAGGATGTTGATCAAAATTCATTTCATATCTCTGGTCAACCTGATCATGGATAAGAAGGTGGTAACAGAACTAATTCAGCAGGAATGTAACCCAGTAATGATCACTGCCGAATTGAAAAAGATCGTTCAGGGTGCGAGCCGCGAGAAGATGCTACAGGAATATAAGCAGCTTTCGGAGAAAATGGGGGTACCTGGTGCTTCTAAGAGAGCGGCTGAGCTTATTTTGCAATATTTTAAGCATTGA